CGGCTGGCGCCCAGCGGGAAGTCGGCCACCAGTTCGGGCGTACGCAGGTGCAGGCTTTCGAGATCGATGACGTTCACGTCGGCGAACGCGCCCGGTACCAGCCGCCCCCGGCCGGCCAGGCCGAACAGCTCGGCACCCTCCAGCGTGAGCTTGTGGACCGCCCGGCCGATGTCCAGCCGCCCGGAGTCCCGGACCCAGTGGCTGAGCACGTAGGAGGGCTGGCCCGCGTCCATGGTCAGCGCGACGTGC
Above is a genomic segment from Acidimicrobiia bacterium containing:
- a CDS encoding amidohydrolase family protein, translated to HVALTMDAGQPSYVLSHWVRDSGRLDIGRAVHKLTLEGAELFGLAGRGRLVPGAFADVNVIDLESLHLRTPELVADFPLGASRFVQRAHGYDYTLVNGKVLVDHDELTAERSGQLVTAS